The Helianthus annuus cultivar XRQ/B chromosome 15, HanXRQr2.0-SUNRISE, whole genome shotgun sequence genomic sequence TGTATAAAACGCAATAACAATATACTGTTGTTATCATAAAACGCAATTAACCAAAAAAAGCTGATATTTATGGAGGATATCACAAAACGCAATAACAAAAAGAGCTGAAACCTATACATCATAAAACGCAATGACAAAATTTTTTTCTTTCTTATTAATATCAGAATTTGACAGAATTTGTATACATACTTACATTGTATTGCTAGAGCCTATAGCATTAGAAGAAACCTTATCTTTACATGTGCGACTGTTATGTCCTTTTCCACCACATACACGGCACGATTTCTGGATCTTTGATGATTTCTGAATTGCAATCTCACGATTAGACTTGATCCTTTTTTGTACACCGCATCCTTTGGTCCTTTTTTTGATCGGGACACGAATCATAGAATCTGACTTTTCTAAGTTCCCTCCAATATCAGCAAATCTTTCTTTGCGACTAGGAGGGGGCGCAACAACCATAACCTCATCCGCTTTAtcaatataacttttaatatgaTCTCTGTAACGACACAGCTCATCTAAATACCCAACCAACCTATTAACCACATACTCATTTGCAACAACGATTTCTCTAAAAACTTTATCAATTTCACTATTCCTACCAATTTCCTCAAACCGAATATTGCAATGATTTGATCCATTTGAAACAACATCTCTCATCCATCTTCTAAGAACATATCTTCTAAGAAACTCAGTTATATCATCATACCGTAGAACATAAAATATATGGCGGCACAATATACCAAATTGTTCAAACCGTTTGCAAGTACAACTTATACTTAAACCATCTTCTTGTTTGCtgtattgaacatgtaaataaaattaaatagctatataaaattagtgaaatgtaatataaaacgtagtgaataataaatataatacagAAATTAAGTATATGATCATATAATGATAAAACGCAACAAATGATGGAAAAAAATAAAACgcaatagatgtttaaaacaatataaatttaaaaaattaccTTGAATAAAGATGTGCATGGCTGTTTGAAATCCTTTATTTCATAATATTGAACATCACCCACAGTATCATGAGACTTTGACATACACTTTGTAATGGCAGCATCAATTTCAATCTGAATATCTTTAAAAATTGTTTTGGTATATATTTCTGATGCTTGTTTCTCCAATACAAAGTCACTCCAAGTCTTAGACTGAATATACCTTGTATCATGATCATTCCTCCTATGCTCATGCCTTTGAAAATCCATTGCAGTCTCAAAATGAGTGAAAAATTCGACAAGTGTGCATCTCGGATTGCAAATCTGACCAAAGAAGTAATTCTCACTTTCACATCTAGACGTAGTACGCATAAGAGCAGCCAAATTCTCTCCATGGTAATAAGCGGAAATCCAATCAAATCAAAGATCGTACATATCTTTTAACCACTCATGATTTTCCAATCCAAAAGTAGACATTATTGAATGCCCTCAGTTTCAAAATCTTCTGGAATAATAGTATCATTCCAAACAACATGAGTCATTCTTGTATTAAAATCAATGTTTGATGACAAAACATGACTAACCTGTATAAAAAGTAATAAAATTattaaacataaaacacaataatttaaAACGCAATATAATGAAAATGATAAACATAATGCATTAATGGTAAAACGCAATTGTTTTGTTATATTAAAAAGCAATTCTATTGATAAAAATATTTGGGGATCTTATTGTATAATACATAAAACGCAATAATAAACCTATATAAAAATTGCAGTTTATTATATCATAAAACGCAGTATAATACCTTTGTCTTCAATTTCTCCCATATATGCCACATACATAACCTATGCCTACTTCTTGAGAGTACATCCTTAATAGCACTCTTCATTGCAGCATCTTGATCAGTAACAACAACTTTAGGCTCATTTCCAAAAGCATTAACAAAGCACCTTAAAAGCCATCTATAAGAATCTGCAGTCTCAGAACCAAGTAATGCACCACCAAATGTGACATTCCGAAAATGATTATCAATCCCAGTAAATGGTACAAAAACCAAATCATATCTACATAAAACAAATTAATAAAGCATTAGAAAAAATAGAACATGAATATATAACGCAATAGAATATATAACGCAATAAATGAAAAAAACTTACTTGTTTGATTTATAAGTAGCATCAAAACCAACTATGTCACCAAACACTGTATAATTTGTTTTTGATTGCTCATCAGCCCAGAAAAGTCCtttcaatcttctatcttcacTAATAACATAACATGTGAAACCAGGagaactttctttctttctaataAGACGCCTAACTACCATTTCTGCATCATACTCTCCTATGTAAAGATTCAAATCCCTTCTATAGTTCTTACAATCAACTTTACTAGCACCAACTTCACCAAAACCACCATACATTGTTTTCATAATATTGAATGCTTTAACAGGTCCAATATTGATTGCAGACAATCCAGATATAAAACTTTCTTTAACATAATCAATACTTCTGGTAGCAGGCAAGAAATGAATATCTTCAACAAAGATATGATTATGTTCTTCTTCAAGGTAATAGATTTTAAACATATTATTGTTCTCTAATATTAATTTCACATGAGCATTGCATCCAACTCTTTTTGAACCTCTATTACGTCTAACAATCTTTTTACTATTTTCATCAACTGAAGAAGAATCTATTGCTTTGCTAACATGAAATCCTTCTTTTGAGCAGAcaatatatcttattttcacTAAATCACCACTTTTCCAAGAAGTATTTTTTCTTGCAGAAAAACTTGCAGCAAGTGCATATCTCTGATAAAACGCAAAAGCCTCATCAAATGATTTAAAAAACATTCCAACAGTAGGTGTAATGGATCCACTGACTTTAGGTTTGAAAAACTTTCTTCCACTGTTTAAGCATACACGTTCCTCCCACTTGGAAATGTGATCTAAAACAATTAACAAATAACTATAAAACGCAATACCTCTTATATAATAATGTTTTAGTGTTAAAtctcaaaatatattaataaaaatttaaaaatacagACCTTTAAAGTTTATATATGAACTAATATGGATAAAAGCATAAAACGCAATACGTTCAGTAAAACGCATCAAATGATGAACAAACAAAACAATGTATGAAACGAACAAAACTCTAAAATTGTACAACAATGACAGTTATTGCTTTATATTACATCAATCTTAATTTTAAAGTTTGTATGCACATAATGTTAATCAAATCATAAAACGCAACTCTTCACTAAAACGCAATAAGCAATGAAGAAACAAAACGAACAAATTATGTTAaattatacaacaataacaattaaACTTATGAAAAATCAAATATTAATAACAGAAAGATGAATTATAAAACGTAAAACAATGAATTtcgaaaaaaataacaaaaagttACTCAAAATTGAAGCTAAACTTACCAACAGAGTCTGAAGAAGACATTGAGGTTATCGAACTGACGAACAAAACAAGATTATTGCTTGAAAAAAGGTGAATTTGCGATCAATTGCGATTTAGGGTTATAGAATCTTCAATTCTGTTATGAAATTGACGAACTAAGAAGAGAGGTAACATAATCTAGAATCGTATTAGAAAGAAGATATGATAATGTAAAATGACGAAAAAGCCCACGCGTCCAAAATTTTAAAAAAGCAGATGAACGGCTAACATTGCTTCCTATACTTCCTAGATAatataaacttcctatttgatccccaccctcaaaatatattaataacctactaataattagttggtaattgttgatgaaccatattacccttattaagtaattaggtttcctcttgggtgtatatataaggatATTATTAAAGAGGTAAAAGGTTAGACACATAAACCTATTAACTCATAACATCAGttcgtctctctctctccctaGTCGAAACCTCCCTAGTTTCGACTTCACCACCATCATAATCTTACActctaaggaggaaccagatcatcctgacaagaaTGTCTAACTCAATGGCTGCATGTCTGACTAGATTCTCTGCTGGCTTGTCTACTGTAACAAGTATgctattcatgttttccattatatttatacagaactgatcaacatgtggtatcagagcatatatTAATAAATCAGTTCTGTTTTCATATCCATTATTCTAGGATGAAAAtctagaaaacaaaaattttaaaagatTAATAAAATCACAGCCTGTTTCCGAGTCCTTTAATGTTACCGAAATCACTGTTTAGAAATATTAAATTGCTTAATCATGAGACTCGAAATCAAATGGGTAAATTAATGTTCAAAATCTGTTAACAGAGGTCTTAAAGTTCAGGTTTCGGATCCCAtaattatgttttaaattttagggttcatcacatgttcttaggaaaattcgaaaattccttaagttttggaatataatttggatTAGTGGATGTTTTTGCTGTTTTGATCTGAATTATATCTCTTAAAAACTTCGAAAATTGTTAAAAGATAATCAAATTATAATTTCGAAATCttttgataagtttagatcaacactaaaacaggaaacactatcccacaatccctaaaatttcgagttttcagttatATTTCACACTAACAGCTGTTGACACTAGGTTTCGAGACCAACCTTAACGAGTCGAAACCATAagattccgactcgaaaccataagATTGCGACTCAAAATAATAAAAGTTTCAGTCTtcatgactcgagaccaagattccgactcgaaatcataaaggTTTTAATCTtcataactcgagaccaaggTTCCGACTCAAAATCTCACTAAAATACGAGGACAGCTGAGATTGTGACTGAGATTTCgacgattgcgactcgaaactCATTATGAAGTCGAAATCTCATTAATATTCATTACTTGAAACCTCGAGATTTCGACTGAGGTTTTGACTGACATTAGTGACTTGCAACCAgatgattgcgactcgaaaccttaaTGACTCAAACCTCATAATGATTCATTATTGAGTTTGATCCGCgctaacttgaatgagcttctgatgtatcatttcttgccaaagctgatttgatacatctatttatagttcaagtattataaaagctatgttgagtatgcattacaaacgtgaaatgtcttaatttctggccaaagttgatttaattcatttatatctagcatacttaacaagtgcataactaaagtgagtgtctcatttctggccaaagctgatttgtcacgattactttgcacacatgcttaaatgattacacttctggccaaagctgactcgtcttcgtttaagtagaattttaactaagtctattattttgatgttagtaatagacaatatcacaacttcataattaaaatggtcattatttatgcctgccttagtataacatgcccttagatcacattaggacttcttgaTTAGTATCATAATTcactcatcttatttccactatcagcacccaattgtgggattccacctttgactggtgataactttgcatgaaaggatgccctcatgcttacGCTTGGATTGCTGGACttcgattatgctctaagagagaataagcctGCGGACCTTACTCCTCAAAGTACGGTTGCTGAGCAGATAGTTCATgaaaaatggactaggtgtaaccgcatgtctctcatgttcatgaagcagtccataCAATGCAATTagaggagctattcctgattcggAACATGGTAAAACCTACATGGCTTCCGTGGAGGCACAATTCAAGGGGACatctaaagcacacgctagtactcttattctcaagctggtgacaactaagtatgatgggaggagcggcattcgcgaacacatcatgatgatgcatgacatggccaataagctgaaagggctagagatggaaatcagtgatggttttcttgttcacttcgtcatcacttcgcttccttcgtccctatgaagcattcaagatcaattacaacactcagaaggacaaatggacgatgagtgagctggtcgttatgtgcgtacaggaggaagagcgtatgaagatggatcgcactactgatgttgcaaacttcaccacctccaactctaagaagaggaagaacaattatcaaagaaaggatgcttcCAAAGTCCGAAGGCCCAATCCTAATACAAGTTCACCTTCCaactctaagaactccttaggcaaaccctactgcaagttctgtaagaagACAAGACATAtgcaaaaggaatgccctgacttcaaggagtggctagctaagaaaggtaacggttttttcatgatacttgagtcctttaatttaaatgttcctgctaattcttggtggtttgattttggttctatggttcatgcaACCaactctactcagggattcctttcaatccgaaagctgggaagaaaccaaagaacaatTAAAGTTGGGGACGATCGGGAATTAGAAGCGAAGGtcataggaacattacaattatttttgaaaactggttatgtattaaactttatgataccttatatgctcctgaggtaactcggaaccttgtatcaggaccaaagttagacatggacggttttgttctttcccatggtcatcgcaaactctctattctttatgattccgttgtttatggtacttgcattctggatggtggtctctatagattagaactggATGATGATTTTTCCAAATATTTtttgtcatataatattaatgaatcactcacaaagatgaaacaaaatcgagacttagagacttcatccatgctGTGGCATCAAcatttaggccacatctcaagagaacgattaaatcctCTCGTAAAGGATAAAGTcctacctcctctcgatttcactaTTTTGGAACacgtgtcaaatgtcttaaaggtaaaatgaaaTTAGCGAATAAGAAATGTGCCACTaagagctctaatttattagaactcattcataatgatattagtggtccctaccaaatcgctggcatcacaggacatacttcatttatcactttcactgatgattattctcgttacatgtacttgtatctcattaaggaaaatctgaatctcttacaacttttaaagattataaagctgaagttgaaaagcaattagatcgtcagattaaagttgtgagatcagatagaggcggtgaatattatggaagacatactgatgtagGTCAAGCTcatggtccattttatgagttttgtaagagCCAGGGAATTGTAAACCAATACACCATTCCTGGTACACCTTAgtagaatggtgtcgctgaacgaagaaaccatacccttatgaacatggtgcgcagtatgttaacCAACACTAGtgtaccattattcctctggactgaagcgttaaaggCAGccgttcatatactcaatagtgttccttctaagtctgtccctaaaactccttatgaactttggacaggaaggaaaccgagtcttaaatatattaaagtatggggctgcattgctgaagcaaaactttacaatcctttcctaaggaaacttgaccctaaaacagttacctttttctttatcgggtatcctgatcactcaaagggttatcgtttgtattgtccttcccatgtcacccgtattgttgaaactaAGCGTGCTGCATTCcaggaggatttcaaggtcagtgggagcagtatcATTCCTTAcaaagaattgcaagaagtacaacacggggggagagactcgtcgcttaccagtACTCCGTATACTCCTCTTATACCCAATGCAAcaactgcacctgaagctactgcaccaattccacctccacaatcagaacccattataccttataacgaaggcacatcaaacgctcaaaaccaagacaacgctgaacccgataatcaactcaggaggtcatctaggcaaagaaggcctactaattgggatgattatgttacctacctgactgaaatggatgctggaaagctcaatgatcctatctcttataatgaagctgtcacacccccaaaaataccaccAGCGGGAACCCccacgaggcgtgtgacgtaccaggatctagccactaatcacattgaactataagTAAAAATAGAAATTTCCATTAAATGAGTATAGTAATATTCAAACATCAGTTTTGAAAATCAAACGTACTCAGTGGAAGCATTAAATATTGTTCAATAAGTTTAACGtataaagtttagaaaacaatCCAACTTCGGGTGTCTAACCAATCGCCACGACCCATGActactccagcttcccagacaacAAGTCCCATATCAGTGTACCTAATagcctgcaagcatgcagaaaaagtgTATCAGCATAAAGCTGACGAGTTCACAGATTTGTTTACGTTTAGTTACCAAGTGTTCGTTTTAAGATATGTTGATAATAACTTGATACCGCAAGACGGTTGTttgtttgcccttccccaattctctatcaaacattggtcacgAGGTTAAGGTCATTAGTTTACGCCCATCCTATCCATGTAcatcgtgagggtgccaaacctaatagcattatcaactaataaccccgttgccctacGAGCAACTAGTTGGTAgtaagatgggacttaagtgatagaagtGAATGTATTATCCAACAACGACATTTACCGAAATCTgcctcatatcccctacaaggaCATGGGTTTGTAAAGTATCCCCTATgcaagtttgtttgtttgttcctACAGGATGCATGCTTGTAAagaaagtagtgaactcacctttgattgctcGGTTAGACTTTTAAAAGTGATTAGGAGTTGAGGTAGGTCAATCCCGTCCCAATACGATTACCATTTAGTTTGTTAGTGTGTTCATGTAAGGCACGAAACTCTAACACGTATCATGCAATCACGTTGACAACTTACATACATATACCTATTCCACATGTAATCACTTGTGATCATAGCACACAATAACTCGCATAACATTTTCGTTGACATCAAACAAGTTTAATCATTCTCAGATAGCACAAACAACACTTAGATATGCACATAATCAACTTATTACGTTTCAGCTTTGACATCCCAAgctgggctgttttcgggtatttttataaaatagttgtcTTACTCCAAAAAATCTAAATAATTTACAGAACATTCTAAGTCGTCCGCGTCACTTTTTGTAAAAATCTCAGGACCTAAATCATTACCaattatttattaaaaatcatccACTAGGCTGCAGTCAGATTTGTCACTTTCTAACCGCAGTCCACggaaaaatttatttaaaaatcatcATCTATCCGATTGGCAAAATTCTAGTGGGATATTTTCGGCAATATCCTTGCCCAACTACTGTATGAATTTCACAACCTAACTCTATCCAGTTTACAAGATATAACGAAACACATAACATGTAATTTCTGCAGAAAAAACGTAGCTTTAGCTGCTGTACAAAACAGCCCtataaaaatagtaaacggtctcagAAAAATGCGATCCAGCGCCATTTGAAGCATTTTTAAAAAACGTACGCTTCagacttcagaaaatcagtttttcgatatATAacgacctgtttacagccaaccgAAGTTGGCTGTAAATGTTAATCAGCTTTTTGTTTTTTGTCTTAATAATACTAGAACGAGTTTAAATGACCATGAAACTTAGTAATATTGACTACTAACAAGTTAACCCATCATGTATCATCTAGCATATCAAAACCACAACAACCCTAGGTATGTAACATTCCAAACATCGACACGAACGTAGCCAACACTCAtgtatacatgcatatcatcggaTATCTCAAGCATTAATATTTCACCTGAAACTAATCATGCAACCAATAAATATCTACCATAAACGACTCAAGAACACAGCCATGTATATACAAAAACACCATAAACCGCAAGCTAACAAGCACACTAACCTTGGAGCAGAGAGAAAGAACTAGAGGGAAGGAGATGCGATCAAGAGAGATAAGATAGGGCCATGAAACCGAACTGTAGAGTAGTTATTGGAAGCTCTATCTCTGATCAACAGTAGCGAGAGAGAGGGAGGCAACAATAAGTCGCAGGTAGGGTTTTAATTATCAGGTAGTTATCATCATACACTTACGTAAACTATATAAAAAGGGAATTTAGAGTTGGGCCGATCATAATGTGATAAGAAAAAGAAGTTGGGCCGGTGACAATTAGTTAAGAGAAAGGGAATAGAGTGGGGTTGGGCCGATCAAGTGTTGGCTGCCATTTACCAAACTATTTAATTAAGCGGGAAGGGAAAGTGTATAATATTTATACTAAGACTTCGAAGTGTATAGTCTGTTGCTACAAGATTTCAAGATTTACTGTTTTATAAGTTGATAAAACAACCCGACATGGTTCGGGCCTCGTAAGTTTCGAGTTACGCGAACCAGGTGTTTTGGTTCAAACGGTTCGGGTTGGTTCGACGTAATGTGGATAAAATGTAATTaatttatcaaataataaaacgtaggatttgatttataaaagtaAAACAAACGGGTTTTTACCTCAAAGTTACGGGTTATCACAGAAGCCATTAACGGTGATCAGtattctgaatggaataaagcaatgattgatgagcttgaatccatgaaaaaaataacgtttgggatttggtagaattacccaacagtgtaaaacccgtaggatgtaaatgggtgttcaaaacaaaactggatctgaatgggaacgttgaacgctacaaagcgagattggttgcaaagggctacactcaaaAAGAGGGAATTGactatcaagagacgttttcacctgtatctcgtaaagattcattaaggatcgttatgggcctagtagctcattttgatttagagctgcatcagatggacgttaaaacctctttccttaacggagacttagacgaagatgtttacatgaaacaacctgaaggtcaggagcatctagtctgtaagttgaagaaatccatttacgggttaaaacaagcatcacgtcaatggtaccttaagtttgatgaagtcatgaagaaacaaggttttataaagaatcaagtggatcaatgcacctacctcaagatgagtgggagtaactttactatacttgtcctttacgtagatgagattctattggcaagtagtagtttagacatgttacatgagtcgaagcggttactctcgcataacttcgacatgaaggatctcggagatgcatcttacgtcattggcatcgaaattcaccgagatagacacaaagggattttaggattgtctcaaaagacttacatagattgtgtccttacacgttacaaaatgtaacagtgcaaaccctccgtcgctccagtagttaagggagatgttttcggttcattccagtgtccgacaacagaggttgaaaaggagcaaatgagccagataccttacgcgtcagtagtc encodes the following:
- the LOC110914103 gene encoding uncharacterized protein LOC110914103 — encoded protein: MDFQRHEHRRNDHDTSKQEDGLSISCTCKRFEQFGILCRHIFYVLRYDDITEFLRRYVLRRWMRDVVSNGSNHCNIRFEEIGRNSEIDKVFREIVVANEYVVNRLVGYLDELCRYRDHIKSYIDKADEVMVVAPPPSRKERFADIGGNLEKSDSMIRVPIKKRTKGCGVQKRIKSNREIAIQKSSKIQKSCRVCGGKGHNSRTCKDKVSSNAIGSSNTM
- the LOC110914104 gene encoding protein FAR1-RELATED SEQUENCE 5-like; its protein translation is MSSSDSVDHISKWEERVCLNSGRKFFKPKVSGSITPTVGMFFKSFDEAFAFYQRYALAASFSARKNTSWKSGDLVKIRYIVCSKEGFHVSKAIDSSSVDENSKKIVRRNRGSKRVGCNAHVKLILENNNMFKIYYLEEEHNHIFVEDIHFLPATRSIDYVKESFISGLSAINIGPVKAFNIMKTMYGGFGEVGASKVDCKNYRRDLNLYIGEYDAEMVVRRLIRKKESSPGFTCYVISEDRRLKGLFWADEQSKTNYTVFGDIVGFDATYKSNKYDLVFVPFTGIDNHFRNVTFGGALLGSETADSYRWLLRCFVNAFGNEPKVVVTDQDAAMKSAIKDVLSRSRHRLCMWHIWEKLKTKVSHVLSSNIDFNTRMTHVVWNDTIIPEDFETEGIQ